ataggccgagaccgtctggcggactgttaatcagtgggcccctctaAACGAAGTTGCACCTTTCCAGCTCCGTCGCACAGAAAAATAAAACTTCGGCCAGTACCTATAAGAAAAACATTTCATACTTTGCTGCACTAAGAATGTAATACTCCGAGACTGGAGGTTGTAGAACACAGCGCCAGAGTTCAAGCGGTCAGATTGTTCAACAAAATGCCTACAGATTTTAAAGTTTTAATGCGCCGCAACTTTTAGAGATAACTTAAAAAGTATATTTGTTAGAAAAATGCTGTTATGACATTAGTGATTTTTAATGTAAGTAACAGTATTTATTGTTGCTAGCTGACATTAACTTATGTaattgattattatttatttattttattacttataatGAATTTGCTGTGGTTGTTTGTTGAAACGTTTAATGtaataatagaatttatttattgaataatcATGTATGTTTtgcatgcgtttttgttttgttcACTAGGTTAATCATAATTGTATATAAATTGAATATTCAAAcacgatgtaaaaattgttcttgaataaataaactgaaactgaatattattttttataagtttGCTATCCCCTGCGTGTATATATCTTACGTTGGTATGCATATAATGTATCATTAATAAGAATTTACATGATATGGGCATATGGCGCAATATTCCTATCTATCGCGTAAATAAGAATCAGAAATCCGTAACATATTTTACACGGCGTATATTGCACTTGATCCAGATTTAAACCTTAACTCCAAATAATAAAGGAAACTTTAGATCTAAGAAATGATTTTAGAGAGTTTATtgtcattaaatattaaaagaaTTCGATAAActtaatcccatcaaaaacataaatgtaaaaaaggaaagccaagttcaatacaaaaattatgcttggctgtggggttcaccgaaaaaagaatggagatctaaatgagtgccaagttctatgcaaaatccaaatatgtatttataggaacaaaataacattataaacaagtattaaactctatttctttgctttattggatacctataacaattgctgttatttaaaaaaaatgcgagatcttaaagcaggttagatttgacgtattgaacttggctttccttttttacatttatgtttttgatgggatatcaatactttttgtaaagaaaactaggcaggtattgagatttaatgttttttcttgtgttttcgctgcatgttttttacttctgttctttgtattaattatgtggtgccgcgtgccgccaacgacacaccgttggccggttgtttagcgcgtattacaggttttttgtatggggaccccccctattttttaactttttttatttttagattttttcctacgcttacacacaattaccgagctggattccaaatttcatccttctaggtcatctggaagtaggttaggtttaggtactatatgtcatcagtcacaataaaaaagaaatttgtatggggaccccccctatttattaatttttttttgtttttagattttttcctacgcttacacacaataaccgagctggattccaaatttcatccttctaggtcatctggaagtaggttaggtttaggtactatatgtcatcagtcacaataaaaaagaaatttgtatggggaccccccctatttattattttttttttgtttttagattttttcctacgcttacacacaataaccgagctggattccaaatttcatccttctaggtcatctggaagtaggttaggtttaggtacttatatgtcagtcacaataaaaaatggtttttttgtatggggaccccccctattttataacttttttttatttttagattttttcctacgctttcacacaataactgagctggattccaaatttcatccttctaggtcatctggaagtaggttaggtttaggtactataggtatgtcagtcagtcttaaaatatacgactttttgaccttcatatctttataaccgtttgagctagcttcatgaaatttgggcttctagatgtccttatggatataattaaacacacgtagttttatgtgtttacgttaaagatgttttgagttatagaagggtcaaaagtggcaccaagtggttcgtgtaatattacacttggcgctggctagccagttcctttgcttgaacttggcttgacacgctgccgcgtgtctagatgttTGTTGTTGAATTATAAATTAAGAAAATTGCGATTTGCATTGATTTTTAGGGATCCTTCGTCTGGCCCCATGCAATTTAGACATTGGACTAACAGATGGTCTCAATGGcatcaataataataaatacttatgaAGAGATAAATTAGACAAAAATTTTAAAACTGGTGTTTCCAAATTTCTTACGTAGTTGAAAAACTGGATACAAAAATAGTCTTCCTCTCCTTCTGTCTCGAAACACATGTTACTTGAATTTAAAACTTTCAATTATCAGGTCCACAAAAATGTTGTTACAAATATTTCCCGTTCCtgctttttaaattaaatatctatAAAGACTGCTTGGATTTTATTCACTGATTTGTGCCGTTATTGAAGTAAGTAACCTTTATCAAGAAAGACAgataagtaattatatttattattattcgattTTTTGAATTGGTCCGAACTCGGTTCTCACTAATCATTATCAGTAGAAACGTTTAGCGGTGTCAAATACGGCGGGATGCTACATTAACTCTTTCAACTCTTGTATTCCATTTTCTAATTTTCTGCGAATTTTAACAAACTTGAAGCTTTCTAAACAATCGACTCACGGCTGACGGTAGCTGCCAAAGTAGAAAGTTGATAACTTACGCGGAAATAATACCTGATTAAATGTAAACTAACTTGGTTATTCGGTCTAATCGGCATCGAATCACTGCCAAGTTCTAGGTCAAAGAACAATGCGCGTATTGTTAAATATTATAACCCAGCGCTTTTAGACATTGTTATCTTTTTCtacaacctagcgttttcccggcctagcgccagggtccgctttcctgctcaatcttctccactttgcccggtcttcggcatcctcaggtgtgagattgttctcttgcatgtccgctgtcacgacgtccagccagcgcttcttaggcctacttattatcttattaggCATTGTTATCTTATTGATGTTAAATTAGCCAATTTGCGTGTGCCTTGCATTATGTAAAAGCTGTGATAGAAATGCTATTATCAGCCGTCTAAGGTTTACGTCACATTATCAATTACTTGAAGCATATTAACATACATAACTTTGAGTGAAAGTACGGGACTGGCCAGCCCATACTAATGTTCAAAATGTTTAAAGATTCCGAATTGGCCTCGCACTTTTCTCCGACGAGACGCAAGTTGGTAAACAAGGTGAATAAATTAATCGACTCAAACTAGCCGTGCTCATCGATTCAAAGAACAGATAATTTCGCCTAGAGACCTTCTTGTCTACTTCTATTAagattaaaatattcaaattctcAAAACACTATTAAAATCTTCCTAGGCTAGTCTCGTAATAGCATTAAccgattttatgaaaaactgTATATGGGTACGTGTTTGGCGCGTATAACCGTTTTGGAAGGATGTATCGCGTCTGCGCGCGCGCTGCTCTGTGCCGGCGCGGCTACCATCACTACTTTCCTTCCCTGCGTGTGTGACGTAACTCTATAAAAGAGTGCGCGGTGAAGACGCCGCCGCTATACCGTTTCCGTTCGCCAGGCTCGGCCATAACGTCCCGACCACCGGCACAGAAGGACGCGAGCGGAACCTCTTCCGCTGAGCCCCCACGGACTCACCAGTGATCACTAGTTCAACAAAAGGTGAAGTGCTCCAAGGATCAGTGCACGTGTGCAGTGACAGTGTTGTGATATCGTGATGGCAAcagtgtctgtgtgtgtgtctgtgGGGCACTGTCGCGATCGCGGTCAAGAGGCTGTTATTAAAGGGATGTGTTTGTTTCAGATACGAGATGAGGTCGTTGTGGTTGTTAGCGGCGCTGTGCTGCTTAGTTTTGTCGGTCAGCGGGAGCCCCATCGCGCGACCTGAGGAGAAGGAAGTCGGCAGACAAGCGGCGGCTGCTGCCGCGCCTGCTGCGCCTGCCGCTCCGGCTGATGACGATGACGATGACgacgatgacgatgatgatgatgacgtagACCTGGATGATGCACTGACAGGTGAGCCACAGACTTAAACATTTCAATCAGGTCATTTATTGGGGAATCTGATACACCGCTACCTTACCCTCTGGTGTTTTCCGCATACCTAATTGCCATCTAATAGCAACTCTTTCTACCATCCATTCTATTCCGGATGATGGAATTCAAGGGCagtcaaataaatatttcactTATGTTGCTGCTAAACAACCCGGCTTTTGATTTGGTAACGTGTGTCTTGTGCGATTCCTTCGAAGACTTTTCGAATAGCGGTACCTAAAGGTGCCAACATCGTGACTGCCAAATTATATCTACGCATTTCAAGTTTTTTTAACTGTAAATCCATTCAACTGTATTCCAATACTACAACAATGGCCCTCAAGTGCAATACGTAATTAACTATAAACATCAGTGATCTATTTGGATTTGTCTTCGTTTTTCTTCCATTCATAATCATATTTTGCTATAGAATTGTAAATAACATTAAGACACACCTGATTGAAGATATCTATTTGTtaataagggtaacattccatttctaaccgcagctgcattactgtcaagtttactatggaaattgacaatgacagcgacgcgttcagtaccggtagtgcagctgcggttagaaatggaatgttaccattatggtCCATAGTTGAGAGGTTTTGGAATATAGGTGCCATTTTCAACCAAATGGGTTTTAGTGTCGATTGTCAAGGGAGCTATTTGTATATAGGCTTCATTTGAAATCAACTTTATCGACAActgacaatgtggtaccttttggttCAAAACGTCACATAGTAGGGCAGTAGTACGGTATTTAAATAGTACAAACAGTTTCGCACTTGTTTAGCCAGTACGGATACTCGCATGCTGACCTGTTGGCTAGGTTTACCGTTCAAATGAGTAGGCACCATAACGGTTGAACGAAGTGTGAGATTTACGTCTTACTGAATGCACCGGTAACCAATTTACTGTAGTTATGAAGTTAATTTACTGCATTTTAATGAACACCTGCGTAATTACGATGGGAAGTAATTATCAATGATTAAATAGTTATGAAGCAGATCAGGTGTACTGTACCTTACAATGTAGAtgctgttataaataaaatatgtttagatTATATCTAACAATCTCAGACATAGGTAATCTTGTTTCAGAAACGTAGTAATATATTCGtgtaacaacaaaacaaatagaTAACAACCTCAgaattatttatgtacctttaAGTACAAGAAACAGTTCAATTGTACATTCATGTGACAACAAAGCAATACCAAGACTTATCAAGACTATCaagaatttctttttaaatcgaaataattaaCGAAATCGATCATAACGTCGAAAGTGTTACgttttttcgataaaaatacCTGAGAACCAGGCCGAGGAATGTGAGTCGGCCGTGACAGCGCTCAATGCTTAATTAATTCAAACTGATACTCAATCAGAGAAATTGATGCTCCCCTGCTTTCTAACTACGAAAGTCTCGCAGGACGTCACGGTCCGGCGGCGTATTAGATTAACTGTTTGTTTAACAGTTCATTTGCGTTTGGTGATGCTAATCAAAAACGTTACAACCTATTTTGcagataatttataatttatgataaatatggtttaatttGTACCTTAAAACCAGCCAAGTAATAGTACAGTGCAACTATGGTCGACAAGTTCAACACGTAATAAATACCTACCAATGATAGTTTTGGATTTGACTGAGTACTACGTCATTCAAAGTGTCGTCGCACCTAAAGAAAGATATTCGAGTTCAATTTGGACCAAAGTTTGGAGCTTTTGGATTATAGCTGGTTGATTATATGATATTGGACGGTTGGTTACTGGGCTTTCAAAGAGCAGGTTTAAATTTGGTCAGTGGGCTTTCAAAGAGCAGGTTTAAATTGGTCACTGGGCTTTTAAAGAGCAGGTTTTAAATAACCGCAGGAGAAAACAAGGGGTACACGCTGCTAGAGCATCGTTAGCCTGGATCAAACCGTATTAGTACGAACCAGTAGTTGAAACGTCCGAGATTGAGAGAATGACGGAAGATAAATAATTAGAAAGTAACCAAGCCTTCCAGTGGCCGAGGCCGGAGTCGAACCGGCGTCTTTAGCTTAAGAatggctcacgctagaccgggccgtgcccgggtcGAGGTGTCCGTTATGTCATTTTCTATATCTGATCGCTGATCTGCTGATCGGTGATCAAGTGGTgtattccatagaaaacgatacgCCGAaagttccggcccggacacggcccggtctgacGTCAGTCATTCTTTATGGTGGTACTCGTCCTAAATTTTCGAGTATATTGAATCATTGAAAGGCTTGGTGCCTtgcacaaatcaaaatatttgtcgtacttaaataaataattaggttACTGATATTTTCACTATAGGTTCAGTGGTGcagaattttaataaaaatgtatttttaggtGACGACGATGATGACGATGACGACGACGATGAGGAAGAGGCTGAcgacgatgatgatgacgagGACTACTTGGAAAGGTTCTTTGATGACATCTTAGGAGGTGAGCTTAATTCagatacatacttaaaaatgaTTTGTATTCTAAAACGTATCAGAATTACATTCGGGatattatttgcagatgacgAGGATGAGGATGACGATGACACGCCAGCAGCGGTGCAGCCGGTCGTGGCTCCCGCCGACACCgtcgccgccgcgcccgccgccgccgctgccaGTGCTGAAGAGCCCGCAGCAGTAGCCGAAGCCGCCGAAGAAGCGGTTGAGGTCGATAGCGAAGCCGCCGCCGCCGAAGAGTCCGAGGTCGCTCAGAAGGAGCCCGCCGAGGCCGAACCCGCTCAGCCCGCCGAGGAGGCCGCGGAATCCGATGATgccgacgacgacgacgaggaGGACGACATCGCCGACGCGCTCGACCCCGAGGACGACGACGATGACGACgaggacgacgacgacgacgacgatgaCGACATCACCGACGCTCTCGGCAGAAACGTGAGCAAAGCACGTGAGTCCAAAAAGCTGAAGGCTAGTCTCGTCAAACACGCGAAAAAGTCAGGGAAAAAAGCGAACTACCTGGGTAAAGTAAAGAAAACCAAAGCGACGGCCGCCGCGGCAGCGACTGCGGAACACAAAAAGTTCAGATAGTGAGTAGGCGCCGAGTCCCGGGCGTCGGCCCCATCGGCCCCATCCACCTGAGACCTCCGCGGTCCCCTCCTTTAGCTTAGCTATTtattgactatttatttattctatttaatttattttatttattaagtgagTGTGTTTGACGTGTGAAAGTGTAAGTATGGAACCGAGAGAGTTAAATTAATGTCTAGATCATGTCACACTGGTCTCGTGGCAATTTATTGGAAATAAATCTGTTGTTCTAATTTGTTGTGTGCAATTTTTTCTGTAACCTACAAAATGATTTGTGCGTTCTTTTTCACATTGCAAATGATTGAAATGAATGATCGGTCAGAATTctagttgaaaattatttttgtcaGCTGATAGAGTGACATTATCTAgtgatattaatttaattttgagtaTAAAATGTATACTAGTCATGATTATAAAGTAGGTCCTATCATCCTAACCTATTACTTCGTATGCTCGTAATGTATGTAATGACTCTTGTAGGCATTTATCTATATTGATCCCGTATTACGTCTAAAGTagattataatattagtattgtATATGTAGATATTAAAGTGTAGATATAATTAACTAGCCTTTTGACCGATTTATCTATATAATCTAACGCACAGACCAATTTCGTCCCGCTCCCAATTcctttaataattaaaacaagaTAAGTAGAAAATGAGGGGCAGAGAAAGAGGTAGGAATCCCTCGTGAGATCGCGGGCGCGGCCAAGGCCCTTCACAACGCATATTGACCACTTTAAACAGGTGGACCAGTATAAGTGTGAAGACCGATTGAGCACAGTTACGATTAATCTAGGGATCAAGTGAGACTAGGGACAAGTTTTGAGACGGGTGAACAGGTTCATTAATCGCTCAGCAGCGGGCAGAAGGAACTTGATGGGTGTGGATGTGTGTTAAGAGGACGGGCGTACTTTCCCAATCTGGCCCGAGCGATGAACCCGTCCGATTTCTTCTACAACCTTGACTTTCTTTGACCTTGCCGCCCGCGCTCAGGAGCGACCTTGACGAATCTCAACATTTCAACACTGATAGAAAGTAAATCGCACTAGATGTTTACTCTCACTGAATGACGCGCACCGCGAAATTTGCGTGAGTGTCCGGCTTAGTGAAAACGAGATAATGAGATGCGAGAAGAGAAATTTTAAATGTTTGCCGCCGTGAAATGCTGGGAGAGTCGAGGAGTCATATTCGACCCGAATGGAACTCGTTTGTTACCGGTAGTGGTAACCTACATACCGTACCTGTCGGATAGCTTTGCTTTTTACGGTAAAACTTCGTTTCCAATGAAATTTATAAATAGTATTAATAAAAGTTAGTTAAACTAGAGTGAAACGTTGCATAACATAAATTATAAAGTCATTATCATGGTCAATATCGAGAAGTATAAAGCCAGCGTAGCAGAAACCTACATATGTTGCCGGTTTGTAACTATGCCGTACTTCAGATTTCTTTAGCACGTCTCGGCACGCAGTTTCTTTTACGTGTGGAAAATAGAAAATCCACCGTTGACTGCGTGTATTAATTGTGACTGGCCATTAGAATTCAAGCGCGACTCCGGGAACGATACAGTTAGCCGTTCGCGTGTCTTCATACGTGCTCAGAATTAGGTGTATCCTATGAATTATGCGGgccaataattaattatatgtaCACTCGCGTGATGCAATGAAAAACTGACgagtttatatttaaatataaaaggaATGTCACGTCCGTTGAAAGAGAAATTGTTTGGCAAAGTTTCCCTTTGACTTTGCGCTCATTTGCAAATCAAACACAAATAACGTAGGTAAACTACATACcgcacataatttttaaatagtgTGCGATACCGTTGGATGCCTTAAAAATGAGCACAATACACAAGAATTATACATAGTCACACATATATCCAGTTATTAGacattaattgtttaaaatttaaaattggcGTGACAGGAAGATCAACGATTTGAAGTATCGAACTATTAGTAACGATTaaatcaattaaaaataaataaatcgctTGAATGTTCACAATATTACAGTCGAACAATACCTGACACGAATCGTCAATTAGAAACCTATCATGTGTATAACTAGAAGCGATTACTTGGTAGCATGCACTGTTTGTTTATAATGGTCGATAGCGTTTCTAAATAGTTAGATTTTTaacatttaaacaaataaatttcaaCTAGCGAAAGCAATAAATATTTACACTATTACCTAATGTAACCATTACACATTTTTCATTATAAAATCTTAACAAATCTATCTGATCATATCTTAGTAATAATACTGAAAAAGCAGGCAGCGTTTTTGTGCAAATCCAACGGAACATTAAACTCTAATAAAGATTACCTATTTAGGTAAGGTGGTCTGCTTATTATGTTATAGTCGCTCTGCAATTACAGAGATATCCAACAATTCTTTGGTATCTATTGTGTTTGAACCTATATTATAACGGCATAGACGGCAAGTCGAACTTCAGAGAGGCTACCGCCAAAatcaaaattcgtaaattgcggggatctttctctttttccccaatgaaggcgtaattagattagagtgacagagaaaaatgcccgcaatttgcgaacacAACGTTAGCCTAACGTTTAGAATGATCAACAACAAAATATTTCACTGGTTCTTTTCTGTCAAATAACATTCGTAAAATAACATCCTGCTGCACCAAACGCAGAAATATCGACTTAATTCAATGTTATTTGTAAAGCGATAAAAGTAGGTAGTGATCGTTGACAATGGTTTAATTTCATGGCAGCGTTGTTGAGTTAAAGGAATCTGTAAAGTAAAATTCAGCTGAAATCATTAATTAGGGTTAATAACCTTCATAAGAACCTTAATTAACCGTCTCCTTCAAAAATTTTACTTTCCTTTACTTTAACTCGACCACGCTGCCATgtataaaggctcctcttcatgttgggccaacgccaacgccaacgtgggacgcatttatggctgcgtccctcgttggcgttggcgttggaccaacgtgaagaggagccttaaatcATTGTTACCGATCACTAGCGATAAGCGTGTCATATTTATTTCGTGTGGTATTTTAGAGTACTTTATTGTGCAAGattggtttataatatatctGGAGTACATGGAAAGTACCTACAAAGTATAATTACATAGTTATCGTAAAACGGGGCGACTTTGAAATTCTACTTTTTAtgccaaaatatatttttatgtgagATTTTTTACAGTAGGTGAACATGAACATATAGTAATCTAACTTGTTGCAGGAACATATTcagtaaataattaataattgtattttaaagCCACCCCGTTTTACCGTATTTACTCACAATAAAAGCACAACTGTATTAAATTAAGATTTCTTCCTTACTAGTCAACGCAAAACATGAACAAAACAAACCATTCACAGGGTTACTAGATGGCGAGCCAGAGAAAACGCCAAAGGAGACAGTGCCAGCGATATACATAGTGAAATATAACCGCTTCGTTGACAATATTCTGGAAAAGATGAACGACATACTGCGCCGGTCTTACGACCCGGTCAGCGTGAAGCTTCAGCCCATTGATGCCAGCAAGAAAACTACCAAGCCGAAGAAAAATAAGAACAAGACCAAGAAGAAGTAAGATACTTAAGGCTAACCGCGCACGAGCAACTTTTGTCTCCGCAACTATTTCAACTCTCACATCAAGTCTATCAgacctattcggatttcgagataatcacaagatctagagacgatttagagatcaactagatctacattagatatcgactagatgtgacttggatatctaagtcataacttgtcgaaatcgttcaagaggacctccagaatcgcggaaaagtcaaatttgacatatctatcttacaaatatctttaaattattcatatcgtaacttgaataagtctagtagaaatctaattcattttccgaatcgagccgtatgggTAGTgagacaaaaaaaaagttgcgtAGACAAACTCTCGCGCGCCTAGccttaggcctgagttacacttgtaagttttacttacgtaagtagggacacggctatactacagaatgagagatgaatatcgttatctcattctaacaaatagctttgtccctacttacgtaagtaaaacttacaagtgtaactcaggccttagCTTGCGCACTTGCACCATAGCTTACCATGCTAAATATTGCCTGGATTAACAATTAGTTAATAATGACTCTACCACACAGCTGCATGCATTTAACtcttaagggccacttgcaccagtcactaacccagggttaactggttaaatcatggagttaccatggttgccagtacaatttgacacttggttaaaggtgtaaccggttaaccccgggttagtggaatggtgcaagtgggcctaagaatgAGAACGATTGTTTATTTGACCCAGTCCAGACATGGTACGACTTATCGACCACATAAgcgccaatagaatttcaactttagcattaCGATATAAGGTTAaaattagattgcactttcGGGGAATGCGACTTGTCTTCAAATTAATTATCAAAgctggattttttttttcaacaggaaagtttattgataaggtagatacaaatattaaaaatgaaaataaactaacttatctataaaataaaactaaattaaaactaaaaactaatactaaataaaataagataaaattaaaatatatctaagtaattgggcccctttggcatggaTTAATTTGAATATGTTTGAATGTTTTGGGAAAACCTTTTAGATTGGTCCGGCCTGGAAAATGGTTAAGGGCAATTTATGACATGATAGGCAATGTTGAGCAAGTGAAACTATTGATTTACTTTTGTATTTGTAAAACATGCTTTGATATATCCCATCAcacattaaattaattttaattattataactaCGTATCCTAGACAAGTAATTTGAAAAGTTCTCAAGTTCACCTTACGCATCAGGAATGTCAAAAACTCAATATGAAAACTGGGAATTGGATTCATACTTGTGAAATTCGAttatagacagacagacagacagacagacaccgggtcaggtgaaagtaaatataaGACCTGTTAAAGAATGTTGAACAGTTGTCATAAAACTAAATCGGTAGAATAGTCTCGAAATCTTTTCGCATTTTTTCAAGTGGTTTATTGTTATTGTCCCTGGCATTGAGATCAAGCCGTAAGCTGCGTTCAGCGtcaagttttataaaaaaaatataatttccaTAGAATAAGACGATGTGAGCAGTGGGTCCGGTGGCAATCTGAGACCAAGGTGCTTAGCCAAGGTGCCAAATCGTTAACGCTGCGTAGCGTGGCGTAGTCGTGTCTCTATATCACTCTTTCAGTGCGACAGAGCGTTTCGTTTGTTACGGAGCGTAAAATATTGGCATCTTGACTACGCACATCAGACATCACATTGATAATGCAACATCAATAAGGAATCACGCGATTTCTTCTACATTGATATAAGTTATAAAGTAAAATGACCCTCTTTATATAAACGAGCTATTGTTATTGTAACAACAAGATTGCCTAACAAGCGATAAACGATATATCTAAGTCAATTTGTTCTAATAGACCAAAAGGCAATGAATGATCGTGAGATAATACGCCCACAGAAAAACGTTTATAGCCTCCGAAATCGAACAACTTTCACTTGTTTCAATCAAGATTAACACTTGTTCCGTTTCCAGGAAAACAACTAACAAAAAAAGGAACAGCGCTCGCGCCGGAAACCCAGAAACGACGACTGACAAAATCGCTTCAGAAGACGTagttaatgagataattaacAAGATCAAAGAACCTACGCCTGAAGCGCCTGTAGAACAGCTTCAAGCAGAAGGCAGGGCGTTGAAATCAGAAAGCGGAAAAGCTAAACCGAAGCCTTCAAAAACTACGAAGCCTAAAACTAAGCCTCCTAAAACATCCAACAAGAAACCAGCTCCGAATAAGACCAAGACGACTGTTATTAAAAGCAAGCCCAGAGCGAAGGGGACGTTGTATGGGCTGTCTTCCTTAAGGAGAATGGGCGATGTTGCTGTCAGCATTATGTCGGATCACACCACTGTGAAGAGTAACTTTGCTGTTGGACCTTTGATCTTGAGAGTGGAAAAACAGGTATTGTTCACATTACATATATTGTTGGGTTCCCgttctttattttaattttaagccC
The sequence above is a segment of the Cydia fagiglandana chromosome 9, ilCydFagi1.1, whole genome shotgun sequence genome. Coding sequences within it:
- the LOC134667161 gene encoding nucleolin; this encodes MRSLWLLAALCCLVLSVSGSPIARPEEKEVGRQAAAAAAPAAPAAPADDDDDDDDDDDDDDVDLDDALTGDDDDDDDDDDEEEADDDDDDEDYLERFFDDILGDDEDEDDDDTPAAVQPVVAPADTVAAAPAAAAASAEEPAAVAEAAEEAVEVDSEAAAAEESEVAQKEPAEAEPAQPAEEAAESDDADDDDEEDDIADALDPEDDDDDDEDDDDDDDDDITDALGRNVSKARLLDGEPEKTPKETVPAIYIVKYNRFVDNILEKMNDILRRSYDPVSVKLQPIDASKKTTKPKKNKNKTKKKKTTNKKRNSARAGNPETTTDKIASEDVVNEIINKIKEPTPEAPVEQLQAEGRALKSESGKAKPKPSKTTKPKTKPPKTSNKKPAPNKTKTTVIKSKPRAKGTLYGLSSLRRMGDVAVSIMSDHTTVKSNFAVGPLILRVEKQVGRGAKKELKSATATTAEMTGKISLRVNNDGVATLHSIKVLQPKQVRVDSNHERTRELVWRRSARIAHVVSEKLMSASKPMFVHQSVTKQ